The following are from one region of the Gammaproteobacteria bacterium genome:
- a CDS encoding restriction endonuclease subunit S: MAEAKKVELNKDELPEGWVASTLGDIASYIQRGKSPKYTEFSELPVVNQKCVRWHGIDREHLKYIHPDQFEKWEEKRFLQNGDLLWNSTGTGTIGRAAIVHLKEGEKLVADSHVTIVRSGEGMEPKYVHYWVMGPAVQNSIEAMQSGSTNQVELSKGAVESTPIPVAPPEQQKRIVAKIEELFSHIDAGIEALKKAKQLLKQYRQSVLKAAVTGELTKGWREARIKDDAQGSANVAGGRTPGATKLEPASQLLERILKERRQKWEEQQLEQFKAKGKMPKDDKWKEKYIEPVLPEDLELPNEWITASLDQLTEYITSGSRGWAKYYADSGATFIRAQNLKFDVLNLDSIAYVSLPDKAEGMRTRVKYGDLLITITGANVTKTGYVNIELDEAYVSQHVALCRPTITKCVKYLYTYLLSKDGARKKLEEAAYGAGKPGLNLDNLKTLQIALPSIEEQEEIVRLVEQRFVVIQRLDDDLGVQLRKAEKNKQSVLASAFSGQLHNSCEQPVQQGRDMMSAEA, translated from the coding sequence GTGGCAGAAGCAAAAAAAGTAGAACTAAATAAAGATGAATTACCTGAAGGGTGGGTCGCTTCCACTCTGGGCGATATCGCGTCATACATTCAGCGTGGAAAATCACCTAAATATACTGAGTTCAGTGAACTGCCTGTTGTCAATCAGAAGTGTGTGCGATGGCATGGAATTGATAGAGAGCATCTAAAATATATACATCCCGACCAATTTGAGAAATGGGAAGAGAAGCGTTTTCTACAAAACGGTGATTTGCTTTGGAATAGTACCGGCACCGGAACGATTGGCAGAGCTGCAATTGTTCATCTTAAAGAAGGTGAAAAGCTTGTTGCAGACAGTCATGTGACGATAGTGCGTTCTGGTGAAGGCATGGAACCAAAGTATGTTCACTATTGGGTAATGGGGCCTGCTGTACAAAACAGCATTGAAGCAATGCAATCAGGTTCTACAAATCAAGTGGAATTAAGTAAAGGTGCTGTTGAATCAACGCCAATTCCTGTTGCACCACCCGAACAACAAAAACGTATCGTCGCCAAAATCGAAGAACTCTTCTCCCATATCGACGCCGGCATAGAAGCCCTAAAAAAAGCCAAACAACTCCTCAAACAATACCGCCAATCCGTCCTCAAAGCCGCTGTCACCGGTGAGCTAACTAAAGGATGGCGCGAGGCAAGAATCAAAGATGACGCACAAGGAAGTGCTAATGTCGCGGGAGGCAGGACGCCGGGAGCGACCAAACTCGAACCCGCCTCCCAACTACTCGAACGCATCCTCAAAGAACGCCGCCAAAAATGGGAAGAACAACAGCTCGAACAATTCAAAGCCAAAGGCAAAATGCCTAAGGATGACAAGTGGAAGGAGAAGTATATAGAACCTGTCCTTCCAGAAGATCTTGAACTGCCAAATGAATGGATAACAGCTTCATTAGACCAGTTGACTGAATATATAACATCAGGTTCAAGAGGGTGGGCTAAGTATTACGCAGATTCTGGTGCAACGTTTATACGAGCTCAAAATTTGAAATTTGATGTATTAAATTTAGATAGTATTGCATATGTAAGTTTGCCCGATAAAGCAGAAGGCATGAGAACAAGAGTTAAGTATGGAGATCTTCTGATTACCATCACTGGTGCAAATGTCACAAAGACAGGTTATGTAAATATTGAATTAGATGAAGCCTATGTAAGCCAACATGTTGCGTTATGTAGACCGACGATAACGAAATGCGTGAAATATCTTTATACATATCTACTAAGTAAAGACGGAGCAAGAAAGAAGCTAGAAGAGGCGGCTTATGGTGCTGGGAAACCAGGATTAAATTTAGACAACTTAAAGACTTTACAAATAGCTTTGCCAAGCATTGAGGAACAAGAAGAAATTGTCCGGTTGGTAGAGCAACGATTTGTAGTAATACAACGTTTAGACGATGATCTGGGTGTTCAGCTTAGAAAAGCAGAAAAAAACAAACAATCAGTATTAGCTTCAGCATTTTCAGGGCAATTACATAATTCATGTGAGCAGCCAGTTCAGCAAGGGAGAGATATGATGAGTGCTGAAGCATGA